A single Penaeus chinensis breed Huanghai No. 1 chromosome 7, ASM1920278v2, whole genome shotgun sequence DNA region contains:
- the LOC125026899 gene encoding uncharacterized protein LOC125026899, which yields MLQVAPRTPTDGAEPSAAAVKKGIGPGPSSHNLGEIHHVHYNISKGTAQTDTETGNLLKEMLKSVFIALLKVPGILECSRYRTINLMSHILPEIRETQFGFMKDKGTRNVIFVIRMLAEKAIQHQQNIYFAFINNHKAFDRVQHLELVKILANIRIDDKVMQLAAVRLSDGTTNWFPSEESDKVV from the exons ATGCTCCAGGTGGCTCCACGAACGCCCACAGATGGTGCTGAGCCAAGCGCTGCTGCTGTCAAGAAGGGAATAGGTCCTGGTCCGAGCTCCCACAACTTAGGGGAAATACATCACGTCCACTACAACATATCCAAAGGAACAGCacagaccgataca GAAACAGGTAATCTACTTAAAGAAATgctgaaatcagtattcattgctcTACTGAAGGTCCCAGGAATACTGGAGTGCTCACGATATCGCACAATTaatctaatgtcgcatattcttcCCGAAATTCgtgagacccagtttgggtttatgaaggataaaggtacaagAAATGTTATCTTCGTCATAAGAATGCTCGCCGAGAAAGCCAttcaacaccagcaaaacatctacttTGCTTTCATTAACAATCATAAAGCTTTTGATAGGGTACAGCACTTAGAATTggtcaaaatcctcgcaaatatccggatagatgacaaagtTATGCAACTTGCCGCAGTCCGcttatccgatggaacaactaactggttcccaaGCGAGgagtccgacaaggttgtgtga